A genome region from Hymenobacter tibetensis includes the following:
- a CDS encoding FtsB family cell division protein — protein sequence MRVPGFLRSFYFYVGVSFLVWMLVFDANDFVKQYDMYAKLQELQADRKYYLDNIETVKKERAELLSSPELLEKFARENYIMKRPSEDVFILVPHQDSN from the coding sequence ATGCGTGTTCCCGGCTTCTTACGCAGCTTCTACTTTTATGTAGGAGTGAGCTTTCTGGTTTGGATGCTTGTATTCGACGCTAACGACTTTGTGAAGCAGTACGATATGTACGCAAAGCTGCAGGAGTTACAGGCCGATCGGAAATATTATTTAGACAATATAGAGACAGTGAAAAAAGAGCGCGCTGAATTATTGAGCAGCCCGGAACTGCTGGAAAAGTTTGCGCGCGAAAACTATATTATGAAACGCCCTAGTGAAGACGTATTTATTCTGGTGCCCCACCAGGACAGTAACTAA
- the eno gene encoding phosphopyruvate hydratase has translation MSIITAIHARQIFDSRGNPTVEVDVTTDSGTVGRAAVPSGASTGKHEAVELRDDDKSMYMGKGVLKAVENVNSQIAEELIGFSVFEQGLLDKIMLELDGTSNKANLGANAILGASLAIARAAAQEAGMPLYRYVGGVGATTLPVPMMNILNGGSHADNSIDFQEFMIMPVGASSFSEALRWGTEIFHHLKNVLKKQGFSTNVGDEGGFAPNIKSNEDAIKIVLQAIETAGYRPGEDVMIAMDAAVSEFYEDGVYHFKKSTGDKLTSSEMVAYWTDWTKKYPIISIEDGMDEDDWTGWKALTDSIGSTTQLVGDDLFVTNVTRLQRGIDEKIANAILIKVNQIGTLTETIDAVNLGRRNGYKSIMSHRSGETEDNTIADLAVALNTGQIKTGSASRSDRMAKYNQLLRIEEELGEVAYFPGRKM, from the coding sequence ATGAGCATCATCACTGCCATTCATGCCCGTCAAATTTTTGATTCGCGCGGCAATCCAACTGTAGAAGTGGACGTGACCACCGATAGCGGCACTGTAGGCCGCGCAGCTGTGCCATCGGGTGCCAGCACCGGTAAGCACGAAGCTGTAGAGCTGCGCGACGATGACAAGAGCATGTACATGGGCAAAGGCGTGCTCAAAGCAGTTGAGAACGTGAACAGCCAGATTGCCGAAGAGCTGATTGGCTTTTCAGTGTTCGAACAAGGCTTGCTTGATAAGATCATGCTAGAGCTTGATGGCACATCTAACAAGGCAAACCTTGGCGCTAATGCCATCCTAGGTGCTTCATTGGCTATTGCTCGTGCGGCTGCACAAGAGGCTGGGATGCCACTTTACCGCTATGTAGGTGGGGTTGGGGCAACCACGCTGCCAGTACCCATGATGAATATCCTGAACGGTGGTTCGCACGCCGACAACTCTATCGACTTTCAGGAGTTCATGATCATGCCAGTAGGCGCGTCTTCTTTCTCGGAAGCGTTGCGTTGGGGCACTGAGATTTTCCATCACCTCAAAAACGTCTTGAAGAAGCAAGGTTTCAGCACCAACGTGGGTGATGAAGGGGGATTCGCTCCTAACATCAAGTCCAACGAGGACGCCATCAAGATTGTACTTCAGGCTATTGAAACGGCCGGCTACCGCCCTGGTGAAGACGTGATGATTGCCATGGATGCTGCCGTGTCAGAGTTCTACGAAGATGGTGTGTATCACTTCAAGAAAAGCACCGGCGACAAACTGACATCGTCAGAAATGGTGGCTTACTGGACCGATTGGACCAAGAAATACCCTATCATCAGCATCGAGGATGGTATGGACGAAGATGACTGGACGGGTTGGAAAGCACTGACCGACAGCATTGGTTCTACCACGCAGTTGGTAGGAGACGATTTGTTTGTAACTAATGTAACGCGTTTACAACGGGGTATTGACGAGAAGATTGCCAATGCAATCTTGATCAAAGTAAACCAGATTGGTACGCTCACCGAAACTATTGATGCTGTTAATCTAGGTCGCCGCAATGGCTACAAGAGCATTATGAGCCACCGCTCTGGCGAGACCGAAGACAATACAATTGCTGACTTGGCAGTAGCATTGAACACTGGTCAAATCAAGACGGGGTCGGCTTCACGTTCTGACCGGATGGCTAAGTACAACCAACTTCTCCGCATTGAGGAAGAACTAGGTGAGGTAGCGTACTTCCCCGGCCGCAAAATGTAG
- the rplQ gene encoding 50S ribosomal protein L17: protein MRHGKTINHLGRTASHRNAMLANMASSLIMHKRVTTTVAKAKALRQFVEPLLTKSKNDTTHSRRTVFSVLENKETLKELFGDVAAKIANRPGGYTRIIKLSQSRLGDNAEMCIIELVDYNETLLEAKNAGEAKTTATTRRSRGKKKATTATAGEGQSSAEVVADAPVAAAPTTEVSAPEDTATDTLKEGETRDEKKDEESAS from the coding sequence ATGCGTCACGGTAAAACCATCAACCACCTCGGCCGCACAGCTTCGCACCGCAATGCTATGCTAGCTAACATGGCTTCGTCTCTGATCATGCACAAGCGTGTGACGACCACTGTAGCTAAGGCCAAAGCTCTACGTCAGTTTGTAGAGCCCCTGCTCACCAAATCTAAGAACGATACAACTCATTCTCGTCGTACGGTATTCTCGGTACTGGAGAACAAAGAGACCTTGAAAGAACTGTTCGGTGACGTAGCAGCGAAAATTGCTAACCGTCCCGGTGGATATACCCGCATCATTAAGTTGAGCCAGTCTCGCCTTGGTGACAACGCCGAGATGTGCATCATCGAACTCGTAGATTACAACGAGACGTTGTTGGAAGCCAAGAATGCTGGTGAAGCCAAAACTACGGCTACCACTCGTCGTTCACGTGGCAAGAAGAAAGCTACTACCGCTACGGCTGGTGAAGGTCAGTCTTCGGCTGAAGTAGTAGCTGACGCTCCTGTCGCTGCTGCCCCTACTACAGAAGTATCTGCTCCAGAAGATACCGCTACGGATACGCTAAAAGAAGGCGAAACCCGTGACGAGAAGAAAGACGAAGAGTCTGCGTCGTAA
- a CDS encoding DNA-directed RNA polymerase subunit alpha, with protein sequence MSILAFQMPEKVVMEKSDDFYGTFEFKPLEKGYGVTIGNALRRILLSSLEGYAITSVRTSSVLHEFMTIEGVIEDMSEIILNLKQVRFKKVSDAIEDKITVRIKGQETFTAGDINKFTNGFEVLNTDLVICHIDPSVELEFEFSIQKGRGYVPAEENKPADQVFGQIAIDAIFTPIKNVKYSIENTRVEQKTDYEKLLIEIHTDGSIHPEEALKGAANILIQHFMLFSDSTMTFETAKAEEEETVDEETLHMRKVLKTPLADMDLSVRAYNCLKAADIKTLGDLVQLDMSDMMKFRNFGKKSLTELENLVEEKGLNFGMDLSKYKLDEE encoded by the coding sequence ATGTCAATCTTAGCTTTTCAAATGCCGGAGAAGGTAGTAATGGAGAAATCCGACGACTTCTACGGGACGTTTGAATTTAAACCGCTGGAGAAAGGCTACGGCGTCACGATCGGCAACGCGTTACGCCGTATCCTGCTGTCGTCGCTGGAGGGCTATGCCATCACGTCGGTTCGCACCAGCAGCGTTCTGCACGAGTTCATGACCATTGAGGGTGTGATTGAGGACATGTCCGAAATCATCCTCAACTTGAAGCAAGTGCGCTTCAAAAAGGTTAGTGATGCTATCGAGGATAAAATCACCGTTCGCATCAAAGGCCAAGAAACATTCACTGCTGGTGACATCAATAAGTTCACCAACGGTTTCGAGGTTTTGAATACCGACCTCGTTATCTGTCACATCGACCCTTCGGTAGAGCTGGAGTTTGAGTTTTCTATTCAGAAAGGGCGTGGTTACGTGCCTGCTGAAGAGAACAAGCCAGCTGACCAGGTATTTGGGCAGATTGCAATTGATGCTATTTTTACGCCTATCAAAAACGTAAAATATAGCATCGAGAATACTCGTGTAGAACAGAAAACCGACTACGAGAAGCTTCTTATAGAAATTCACACGGACGGTTCTATTCACCCAGAGGAAGCACTGAAAGGTGCTGCCAACATTTTGATCCAACACTTCATGCTGTTCTCGGACAGCACCATGACCTTCGAAACGGCCAAGGCTGAAGAAGAAGAGACTGTGGACGAAGAAACGCTGCACATGCGTAAGGTTCTGAAGACGCCACTGGCGGATATGGATCTGAGTGTACGCGCTTACAACTGCCTCAAGGCTGCCGACATTAAGACCCTTGGTGACCTAGTGCAGTTGGATATGTCGGACATGATGAAGTTCCGCAACTTTGGTAAAAAGTCGCTAACTGAGCTGGAAAACCTCGTAGAGGAAAAAGGCTTGAACTTCGGCATGGATTTGAGCAAGTATAAGCTCGACGAAGAATAA
- the rpsD gene encoding 30S ribosomal protein S4, producing the protein MARYTGPKTKIARRFGEPIFGPSKALTKKAYPPGQHGRGRRKKQSEYAVQLMEKQKVKYMYGVLEKQFENLFHKAATMPGITGDNLLALLESRLDNTVYRLGIATTRRAARQLVLHKHVTVNGEIVNIASYKLRAGDIVAVREKSKSLEAITTSLSARNARAFSWLEWDGKEMAGKFISAPSRELIPEKITEQLIVELYSK; encoded by the coding sequence ATGGCACGTTATACCGGTCCAAAAACCAAGATTGCCCGTCGCTTTGGTGAGCCAATCTTCGGCCCAAGCAAGGCGCTCACCAAAAAAGCGTATCCTCCTGGCCAGCATGGCCGTGGTCGTCGCAAAAAGCAAAGCGAGTACGCTGTCCAGTTGATGGAGAAGCAGAAAGTTAAATATATGTACGGCGTGCTCGAGAAACAATTCGAGAACTTGTTCCATAAAGCAGCCACTATGCCCGGCATTACCGGTGACAACCTGTTGGCTTTGCTGGAATCACGCCTCGACAATACCGTATACCGCTTAGGCATTGCCACAACGCGTCGTGCTGCCCGTCAATTGGTATTGCATAAGCACGTTACTGTAAATGGTGAAATCGTGAACATTGCTTCTTATAAGCTCCGTGCTGGCGACATCGTTGCAGTACGCGAGAAGTCGAAGTCGTTGGAGGCTATTACCACTAGCTTGAGCGCTCGTAATGCTCGCGCTTTCTCGTGGTTGGAATGGGACGGCAAGGAAATGGCTGGTAAATTCATCAGCGCTCCTTCGCGTGAGTTGATTCCGGAAAAAATCACGGAGCAGCTTATCGTCGAGTTGTACTCGAAGTAA
- the rpsK gene encoding 30S ribosomal protein S11, with translation MAQKRKDKAKKRVVVVEPVGQVHIKASFNNIIISITNNNGQVISWASAGKMGFRGSKKNTPYAAQMAATDCGKVAHDLGMRKAEVFVKGPGAGRESAIRTLGNVGIEVTTIKDVTPLPHNGCRPPKRRRV, from the coding sequence ATGGCACAAAAAAGAAAAGACAAAGCCAAGAAGCGCGTTGTCGTTGTTGAGCCAGTAGGCCAAGTACACATCAAGGCTTCGTTCAACAACATCATCATCTCCATCACCAACAATAATGGCCAAGTTATTTCTTGGGCTTCTGCTGGTAAGATGGGCTTCCGCGGCTCTAAAAAGAATACGCCTTACGCTGCTCAGATGGCTGCCACCGATTGCGGTAAAGTAGCTCATGATTTGGGTATGCGCAAAGCCGAAGTGTTTGTTAAAGGTCCGGGCGCTGGTCGTGAATCGGCTATCCGTACGCTGGGTAACGTGGGTATTGAGGTAACGACCATCAAGGACGTGACGCCGCTGCCCCACAATGGCTGCCGTCCTCCTAAACGTCGTCGCGTATAA
- the rpsM gene encoding 30S ribosomal protein S13: MARIAGVDIPDNKRGEIALTYIFGIGRPSAQQILTKAGVDLNKKVKDWTEAEAGEIRGVIAAEFKTEGVLRSEVQLNIKRLMDIGCYRGLRHRKGLPVRGQRTKNNSRTRKGKRKTVAGKKKATK, from the coding sequence ATGGCTCGTATTGCAGGGGTAGATATCCCAGATAACAAGCGCGGCGAAATCGCGCTGACCTACATTTTCGGCATTGGCCGTCCTTCTGCTCAGCAGATCCTCACCAAAGCAGGCGTTGACCTAAACAAAAAGGTGAAAGATTGGACTGAAGCTGAGGCTGGCGAAATCCGCGGCGTGATTGCCGCTGAGTTTAAGACCGAAGGTGTGCTGCGCTCAGAAGTGCAGTTGAACATCAAACGCCTCATGGACATCGGTTGCTACCGGGGTCTGCGTCACCGCAAAGGTCTGCCTGTTCGTGGTCAGCGTACCAAGAACAATTCGCGTACCCGCAAGGGCAAGCGTAAAACCGTTGCTGGCAAAAAGAAGGCTACTAAATAA
- the rpmJ gene encoding 50S ribosomal protein L36 has protein sequence MKVKTSVKKRSVDCKIIRRKGKLYVINKKNPRYKQRQG, from the coding sequence ATGAAAGTCAAAACGTCCGTCAAGAAGCGTAGCGTTGATTGCAAAATCATCCGCCGCAAAGGCAAGCTCTACGTCATCAACAAAAAGAACCCGCGCTATAAGCAGCGTCAAGGGTAG
- the infA gene encoding translation initiation factor IF-1: MAKQTSIEQDGVILEALSNAMFRVELENGHQLIAHISGKMRMHYIKILPGDKVKLEMSPYDLSKGRIVYRYK, encoded by the coding sequence ATGGCCAAACAAACTTCCATTGAGCAAGACGGAGTCATCCTGGAAGCCCTTTCTAACGCTATGTTCCGTGTGGAACTGGAGAATGGTCACCAACTGATTGCTCACATTTCGGGCAAGATGCGGATGCACTACATCAAGATTTTGCCGGGAGATAAGGTTAAGTTAGAAATGTCACCCTACGATCTGTCGAAGGGACGAATTGTGTACCGTTACAAATAA
- the map gene encoding type I methionyl aminopeptidase, translating to MIVYKTEEEIELIKASAKVLAQAHGEVASLIREGVTTRELDQRAEEFIRDHGGQPSFKGYNDFPYSLCISPNAVVVHGFPGDHVLKSGDIISVDCGVLLNGYHSDSAYTYSIGEVEPEVLRLLEETKKSLYLGIEQAVAGNRMGDVSYAIQNHVEKQGYGVVRELVGHGIGKKLHERPEVPNYGKRGAGLKLQTGLVLAIEPMVNLGKKDVVQEKDGWTIRTKDYKPSAHFEHTVVIRKDKAEILTSFEYIEKALQ from the coding sequence ATGATTGTTTACAAGACTGAGGAAGAAATAGAGCTTATTAAAGCTAGCGCGAAAGTGTTAGCCCAAGCTCATGGAGAAGTTGCTAGCTTAATTCGAGAAGGAGTAACAACGCGAGAGCTAGACCAGCGCGCGGAGGAGTTCATTCGCGACCATGGTGGGCAGCCTTCTTTCAAGGGTTATAACGATTTCCCTTACAGTCTCTGCATATCTCCTAATGCTGTAGTGGTCCATGGTTTTCCAGGAGACCATGTGTTGAAAAGCGGCGATATTATTTCAGTTGACTGCGGAGTACTGCTTAATGGTTACCATTCAGATAGCGCTTACACTTACTCAATAGGAGAAGTGGAGCCGGAAGTACTCCGACTTCTAGAGGAGACTAAGAAGTCGTTGTATCTCGGTATCGAGCAAGCAGTGGCTGGCAACCGAATGGGCGACGTTAGCTATGCCATTCAAAACCACGTTGAGAAACAAGGTTATGGAGTGGTTAGGGAACTTGTTGGCCACGGGATTGGTAAGAAGCTGCACGAGCGACCTGAAGTACCTAATTACGGTAAACGTGGTGCAGGGCTAAAGTTGCAAACAGGGTTAGTTCTTGCCATTGAGCCAATGGTGAACCTAGGAAAGAAGGATGTAGTGCAAGAGAAAGATGGCTGGACCATCCGAACTAAAGACTACAAGCCATCAGCGCATTTCGAGCATACCGTAGTAATACGAAAAGACAAAGCGGAGATTCTTACCTCCTTTGAATACATAGAAAAAGCCTTACAGTAG
- the secY gene encoding preprotein translocase subunit SecY gives MNKFITTIKNIFAIEDLRMRIFNTLFFIAIYRLGSFVVLPGVDATRLKTGGASGVFGILDTLLGGAFSNASIFALGIMPYISASIVLQLLTIAVPYFQKLQKEGESGRKKINQYTRILTIPIVMAQSVGFIATINADAIINPGTFFTITTMLIITAGTLFCMWLGEKITDKGIGNGISMIIMIGIVSRLPGAIIGEAAAKGMRGSLIFLIELVVLFLVVMAVIVLTQAVRRIPVQYAKQVGSTAQLNAQRQFIPMKVNAAGVMPIIFAQSLMFVPAILASVWQNDSETASYIGVKFSDYTSWQYNLVFATLIIVFTYFYTAISVNPNQIADDLKRSGGFVPGVKPGRDTSEYIDEVLTHITLPGAVALALIAIFPSLALLAGITRPFSAFYGGTSLIIMVGVVLDTLNQVESYLLMRHYDGMMKTGKLRGRSQNIAMAS, from the coding sequence ATGAACAAGTTCATCACTACGATCAAGAACATTTTTGCGATTGAAGATCTGCGTATGCGGATCTTCAATACGCTTTTCTTCATTGCCATATACCGGTTAGGTTCTTTCGTCGTGCTGCCGGGCGTTGATGCAACTCGCCTCAAGACAGGTGGTGCATCAGGGGTGTTTGGCATTCTAGATACGCTGCTCGGCGGTGCATTTAGCAATGCTTCCATCTTTGCCTTAGGCATCATGCCTTACATCTCGGCTTCTATTGTGTTGCAATTGCTCACAATAGCAGTACCATATTTCCAAAAGCTTCAAAAAGAAGGAGAGTCGGGCCGGAAGAAGATTAATCAGTATACACGTATTCTCACCATCCCTATTGTGATGGCGCAGTCGGTGGGCTTTATTGCCACTATTAACGCGGACGCCATCATCAACCCTGGTACGTTCTTCACCATCACTACGATGTTGATTATCACGGCTGGGACGTTGTTTTGTATGTGGTTAGGTGAAAAAATTACTGATAAGGGTATTGGCAACGGTATTTCCATGATCATCATGATCGGGATTGTTTCCCGTCTGCCAGGCGCTATTATTGGTGAGGCGGCTGCTAAAGGCATGCGCGGTTCATTGATCTTCTTGATTGAACTAGTTGTTCTGTTTTTAGTGGTAATGGCAGTTATCGTGCTAACGCAAGCTGTGCGCCGAATTCCGGTTCAGTATGCTAAGCAGGTAGGTAGTACTGCGCAATTGAACGCGCAACGTCAGTTCATTCCAATGAAAGTGAATGCGGCTGGTGTAATGCCAATCATTTTTGCTCAGTCGTTGATGTTTGTACCCGCTATTCTTGCCTCAGTTTGGCAGAATGACAGCGAAACTGCTAGCTACATCGGCGTCAAGTTTTCGGATTACACGTCGTGGCAGTACAACTTAGTTTTTGCTACCCTCATCATTGTTTTCACGTATTTCTATACTGCCATCAGTGTCAATCCTAATCAGATTGCGGATGACTTAAAGAGAAGCGGTGGTTTCGTGCCTGGTGTTAAACCTGGTCGTGATACTTCAGAATACATTGATGAGGTATTGACTCATATTACTTTGCCTGGCGCTGTTGCTCTGGCATTGATTGCGATTTTCCCGTCGCTTGCTTTGTTAGCTGGCATAACCCGCCCTTTCTCGGCCTTCTATGGCGGTACTTCACTTATCATTATGGTAGGGGTGGTATTGGATACGCTTAACCAGGTAGAAAGCTACTTGCTGATGCGTCACTATGATGGTATGATGAAGACAGGCAAGTTGCGTGGCCGTTCGCAGAACATAGCTATGGCATCTTAA
- the rplO gene encoding 50S ribosomal protein L15, which translates to MNLSNLQPAEGSTRNNKRLGRGTGSGRGGTSTRGHKGQKSRSGYSKKSGFEGGQMPLQRRVPKFGFKNINRIEYKAVNLDVLAGLTENSATTTLDSAFFVSAGLASKSAKIKVLGRGEITKALEVHAHAFSKSAIEAIEKAGGKAVTL; encoded by the coding sequence ATGAATCTCAGCAATCTCCAACCCGCCGAAGGCTCAACGCGCAACAATAAGCGTCTTGGCCGTGGTACGGGTTCCGGCCGTGGCGGCACTTCGACGCGCGGTCACAAAGGCCAAAAGTCCCGTTCGGGCTATTCCAAAAAGTCAGGTTTCGAAGGTGGCCAAATGCCGCTACAGCGCCGCGTACCTAAGTTCGGTTTCAAAAACATCAACCGGATTGAGTACAAGGCAGTTAACCTAGACGTACTGGCTGGTCTAACTGAAAACAGTGCTACCACTACGCTTGACAGTGCTTTCTTCGTGTCGGCTGGTTTGGCTTCGAAAAGCGCCAAGATCAAAGTTCTAGGCCGTGGCGAAATCACCAAGGCTTTAGAAGTTCACGCTCACGCTTTCTCGAAATCAGCTATTGAAGCTATTGAGAAAGCTGGGGGTAAAGCTGTGACGCTGTAA
- the rpmD gene encoding 50S ribosomal protein L30 — protein MAQIQIKLVKSVIDRPERQKRTIKALGLGKIGSTKEVENTPQVAGMVAAVQHLLEVTVL, from the coding sequence ATGGCGCAGATCCAGATTAAACTTGTAAAGAGCGTTATTGACCGCCCTGAGCGTCAGAAGCGCACGATTAAGGCCCTCGGCCTTGGTAAAATCGGCAGTACCAAAGAGGTAGAAAACACTCCTCAGGTAGCTGGTATGGTAGCTGCAGTGCAGCACCTGTTGGAAGTAACCGTACTCTAG
- the rpsE gene encoding 30S ribosomal protein S5, producing the protein MAQDNNNRGGQGQNRERGGNREQQAPRAGESDLKEKVVAINRVAKVVKGGRRFSFSAIVVVGDGNGTVGYGLGKANEVTDAIAKGIDDAKKNLVRVPLYKHTVPHVMEGKYSGGFVLVQPAAAGTGVIAGGAMRAVFESAGIKDVLAKSKGSSNPHNVVKATFDALLKMRDPMQIAQARGITLAQVFNG; encoded by the coding sequence ATGGCCCAAGACAACAACAACCGCGGCGGCCAAGGCCAAAACCGTGAACGTGGTGGCAACCGTGAGCAACAAGCTCCCCGTGCCGGCGAATCTGATCTGAAAGAGAAGGTAGTAGCTATCAACCGCGTAGCTAAAGTAGTGAAAGGCGGTCGACGCTTCAGCTTCTCCGCTATTGTAGTAGTAGGTGACGGTAATGGCACTGTAGGCTACGGCCTCGGCAAAGCCAACGAAGTAACCGACGCTATTGCTAAAGGCATTGACGACGCGAAGAAGAACTTAGTGCGTGTACCTCTTTACAAGCACACTGTGCCTCACGTAATGGAAGGCAAGTACTCTGGCGGTTTCGTATTGGTACAGCCAGCTGCTGCTGGTACTGGCGTAATTGCAGGTGGTGCTATGCGTGCTGTGTTTGAAAGCGCTGGTATCAAAGATGTACTGGCTAAGTCTAAAGGTTCGTCGAACCCACACAACGTGGTAAAGGCTACTTTTGATGCTCTGCTGAAGATGCGTGACCCAATGCAAATTGCTCAGGCTCGTGGCATCACTCTCGCCCAAGTTTTTAACGGTTAA
- the rplR gene encoding 50S ribosomal protein L18, translating to MAFDKATRRKRIQRIIRTKVAGTSERPRLSVFRSNTGIYAQIIDDTTGHTLASASSKHVSVEGGNGVALAAAVGREIAARATGKGISKVVFDRSGYLYHGRVKSLAEGAREGGLNF from the coding sequence ATGGCTTTCGATAAAGCAACTAGAAGAAAACGGATCCAGCGCATCATCCGCACCAAGGTGGCTGGCACGTCCGAGCGTCCACGTCTGTCAGTGTTTCGCAGCAATACGGGCATTTATGCTCAGATTATTGACGATACAACTGGTCACACGTTGGCGTCTGCTTCCTCGAAGCACGTTTCGGTGGAAGGGGGCAACGGAGTCGCCCTCGCTGCCGCAGTCGGCAGAGAAATTGCCGCCCGTGCTACAGGAAAAGGAATTTCGAAAGTGGTATTTGACCGTTCTGGTTATCTCTACCACGGCCGCGTAAAATCATTGGCAGAAGGAGCCCGCGAAGGCGGCCTCAATTTCTAA
- the rplF gene encoding 50S ribosomal protein L6 has protein sequence MSRIGKLPISLPSGVQVEVSKENEVTVKGPKGTLSVPVDRDITVTQADGQLVVERPTEQKRHKAMHGLYRSLLNNSIQGVSTGYEHKLELVGVGYKAAMAGTTLELSLGYSHNIFLALPKEVTATAVTEKGKNPIVTLNSIDKQLLGQVAAKIRSLRKVEPYKGKGVRFVGEQIRRKAGKTASK, from the coding sequence ATGTCACGCATTGGTAAACTGCCCATCAGCCTGCCCTCCGGTGTTCAGGTTGAAGTGAGCAAAGAAAACGAAGTAACTGTAAAGGGTCCTAAGGGTACTCTCTCAGTTCCGGTTGACCGCGACATTACGGTTACACAAGCCGACGGTCAGTTGGTAGTTGAGCGTCCTACCGAGCAAAAGCGCCACAAGGCAATGCATGGTTTGTACCGCTCGCTCCTCAATAACTCCATTCAAGGAGTTAGCACTGGTTACGAGCACAAACTGGAATTGGTAGGTGTAGGTTACAAAGCTGCAATGGCTGGTACTACACTTGAACTCTCTTTGGGTTATTCGCACAACATCTTCTTGGCTCTGCCAAAAGAAGTAACCGCTACTGCTGTAACCGAGAAAGGTAAGAACCCTATTGTCACGTTGAACAGCATTGATAAGCAACTGCTCGGCCAGGTGGCCGCTAAGATTCGTTCGTTGCGCAAAGTTGAGCCATACAAAGGCAAAGGCGTGCGCTTCGTGGGTGAGCAGATTCGTCGTAAGGCTGGTAAAACAGCTTCGAAATAA
- the rpsH gene encoding 30S ribosomal protein S8, which yields MNTDPIADYLTRVRNAIKANHRVVEIPASNIKKEITKVLYKKGYIQSYRFDDAAVQGTIKIALKYNPATKQPAITKLERVSSPGLRTYAPVDNMPRVLSGLGIAILSTSKGVMTEKEAKAENVGGEVLCYVY from the coding sequence ATGAACACAGATCCAATTGCCGATTACCTGACCCGGGTGCGCAATGCCATAAAGGCAAACCACCGGGTAGTAGAGATTCCGGCCAGCAACATCAAGAAGGAAATCACGAAGGTGCTCTACAAGAAGGGCTACATTCAGAGCTATCGTTTTGACGATGCTGCAGTACAAGGCACGATCAAAATCGCGCTGAAATACAACCCTGCCACCAAGCAGCCAGCTATTACAAAGCTGGAGCGTGTGAGCTCACCTGGTTTGCGTACTTACGCCCCAGTTGACAACATGCCCCGCGTACTGAGCGGTTTGGGTATTGCTATCCTCTCTACTTCGAAAGGGGTAATGACGGAAAAAGAAGCTAAAGCCGAGAACGTGGGCGGCGAAGTGCTGTGCTACGTTTACTAA
- the rpsN gene encoding 30S ribosomal protein S14: MAKESAKARARKRIALVARYAEKRKALKAAGDYEGLDKLPRDSSPVRLHNRDLIDGRPRGYMRKFGISRVRFREMALAGKIPGVTKSSW, encoded by the coding sequence ATGGCTAAGGAATCAGCAAAAGCAAGAGCGCGCAAGCGCATCGCTCTGGTTGCCCGCTACGCCGAGAAGCGCAAGGCGCTGAAGGCCGCTGGTGACTACGAAGGTTTGGACAAGTTGCCCCGTGACTCTTCGCCTGTGCGTTTGCACAACCGCGACTTGATCGACGGCCGTCCCCGTGGTTACATGCGTAAGTTCGGCATTAGCCGTGTACGTTTCCGCGAAATGGCCTTAGCAGGTAAGATCCCCGGCGTAACAAAGTCCAGCTGGTAA